In Aptenodytes patagonicus chromosome 6, bAptPat1.pri.cur, whole genome shotgun sequence, one genomic interval encodes:
- the GK5 gene encoding glycerol kinase 5 isoform X7 — translation MPCGQQESGAAAPARYVVGVDVGSTVLKCHVYDRAAAVRGSSCRKVESLYPRPGWVELDPEVLWNQFVGVVKEAVQAAGLHMRQIAGLGISTQRATFITWHKRTGKPFHNFISWQDLRSIELVNSWNKSLLLKVVHVIFTVLHFLTGNDRYLAPSFLTFSTQQTSMKLSWVFKNIHEAEEAAKKNNCCFGTVDTWLLYRLTKGSVYATDYSNASATGVFEPFMKCWNPTLCNLLSIPMSIYPPVKDTSFNFGSADSEIFGVPIPIMAVVADQQSAMFGECCFHPGDVKLTMGTGCFWNVNTGEHLFASRRGLYPLIGWKIGEEVVYLTEGCMSDIGTAIKWAQDINLFTNVDETEKMARSIVDSQGVCFVPGFQVSVNDPYLCASFMGLKPSTTRNHLVRAILESVAFSYCSSSDTTEAFFALYFIF, via the exons ATGCCGTGCGGGCAGCAGGagagcggcgccgccgcccccgcgcggTACGTGGTGGGGGTGGACGTGGGCAGCACGGTGCTGAAGTGCCACGTCTATGACCGGGCGGCCGCGGTCAGAGGCTCCAGCTGCAGGAAG GTGGAATCACTTTATCCTCGTCCCGGCTGGGTCGAATTAGATCCTGAAGTGCTGTGGAATCAGTTTGTTGGTGTAGTAAAAGAGGCTGTACAAG ctgCGGGACTTCACATGAGGCAAATTGCTGGTCTTGGCATCTCAACGCAGAGAGCAACTTTCATTACATGGCACAA GAGGACAGGGAAACCTTTTCATAATTTCATAAGTTGGCAAGACTTAAGAAGTATTGAACTTGTGAATTCCTGGAATAAGTCCCTTCTGCTGAAG gTAGTCCatgttatttttacagtgcttCATTTCTTGACTGGGAATGATCGATATTTGGCaccaagttttcttactttttcaaCACAACAAACTTCTATGAAGTTGTCATGggtttttaaaaacatacatgAG GCTGAAGAAGCTGCcaaaaaaaataactgctgctttgGAACAGTTGACACGTGGTTACTGTATAGATTGACTAAAG GTTCCGTGTATGCTACAGATTACTCAAATGCCAGTGCCACAGGCGTTTTTGAGCCCTTTATG aaatgttggAACCCTACTTTGTGTAATTTACTTTCTATTCCGATGTCTATTTATCCTCCAGTGAAAGACACAAG cttcAACTTCGGATCAGCTGACTCTGAAATATTTGGGGTACCTATTCCAATAATGGCAGTG GTAGCTGATCAGCAGTCAGCCATGTTTGGAGAATGCTGCTTTCACCCAGGAGATGTTAAACTGACGATGGGAACAGGTTGTTTTTGGAATGTGAATACTGGAGAGCATCTCTTTGCATCACGGAGAG GTCTGTATCCACTGATTGGTTGGAAGATTGGGGAAGAAGTTGTTTACTTAACTGAAGGCTGTATGTCAGACATTGGCACTGCCATAAAATGGGCTCAGGATATAA ATCTTTTCACCAATgtagatgaaacagaaaaaatggcaCGGAGTATTGTTGATTCTCAAGGCGTTTGTTTTGTTCCAGGTTTTCAg GTTTCTGTGAATGACCCATATTTATGTGCCTCTTTCATGGGGCTGAAACCTTCCACTACCAGAAACCATCTTGTACGAGCTATATTGGAATCTGTAGCTTTCAG CTACTGCAGCAGTTCTGACACAACTGAGGCATTTTTTgccttgtattttattttctga
- the GK5 gene encoding glycerol kinase 5 isoform X4: protein MRQIAGLGISTQRATFITWHKRTGKPFHNFISWQDLRSIELVNSWNKSLLLKVVHVIFTVLHFLTGNDRYLAPSFLTFSTQQTSMKLSWVFKNIHEAEEAAKKNNCCFGTVDTWLLYRLTKGSVYATDYSNASATGVFEPFMKCWNPTLCNLLSIPMSIYPPVKDTSFNFGSADSEIFGVPIPIMAVVADQQSAMFGECCFHPGDVKLTMGTGCFWNVNTGEHLFASRRGLYPLIGWKIGEEVVYLTEGCMSDIGTAIKWAQDINLFTNVDETEKMARSIVDSQGVCFVPGFQVSVNDPYLCASFMGLKPSTTRNHLVRAILESVAFRNKQLYDIIVKKVRIPLQTIRADGGVSNNSFVMQMTSDLINKKIEKPANADMSSLGAAFLAGLASGGCFFSAGEERGEPRLAASLSLDPDTRHPFPCLHRLERCPVGMDHVTRKLPCLRAAVSLLLKLRPVICEPSPLFFKVFTETNTMEVK, encoded by the exons ATGAGGCAAATTGCTGGTCTTGGCATCTCAACGCAGAGAGCAACTTTCATTACATGGCACAA GAGGACAGGGAAACCTTTTCATAATTTCATAAGTTGGCAAGACTTAAGAAGTATTGAACTTGTGAATTCCTGGAATAAGTCCCTTCTGCTGAAG gTAGTCCatgttatttttacagtgcttCATTTCTTGACTGGGAATGATCGATATTTGGCaccaagttttcttactttttcaaCACAACAAACTTCTATGAAGTTGTCATGggtttttaaaaacatacatgAG GCTGAAGAAGCTGCcaaaaaaaataactgctgctttgGAACAGTTGACACGTGGTTACTGTATAGATTGACTAAAG GTTCCGTGTATGCTACAGATTACTCAAATGCCAGTGCCACAGGCGTTTTTGAGCCCTTTATG aaatgttggAACCCTACTTTGTGTAATTTACTTTCTATTCCGATGTCTATTTATCCTCCAGTGAAAGACACAAG cttcAACTTCGGATCAGCTGACTCTGAAATATTTGGGGTACCTATTCCAATAATGGCAGTG GTAGCTGATCAGCAGTCAGCCATGTTTGGAGAATGCTGCTTTCACCCAGGAGATGTTAAACTGACGATGGGAACAGGTTGTTTTTGGAATGTGAATACTGGAGAGCATCTCTTTGCATCACGGAGAG GTCTGTATCCACTGATTGGTTGGAAGATTGGGGAAGAAGTTGTTTACTTAACTGAAGGCTGTATGTCAGACATTGGCACTGCCATAAAATGGGCTCAGGATATAA ATCTTTTCACCAATgtagatgaaacagaaaaaatggcaCGGAGTATTGTTGATTCTCAAGGCGTTTGTTTTGTTCCAGGTTTTCAg GTTTCTGTGAATGACCCATATTTATGTGCCTCTTTCATGGGGCTGAAACCTTCCACTACCAGAAACCATCTTGTACGAGCTATATTGGAATCTGTAGCTTTCAG aaacaaacagctttaTGATATCATTGTGAAGAAGGTACGCATTCCTCTTCAAACTATTCG AGCTGATGGAGGTGTCAGCAATAATAGTTTTGTCATGCAGATGACTTCAGACTTAATtaataagaaaatagaaaaacctGCAAATGCAGACATGTCTAGTCTTGGTGCAGCTTTTCTAGCAGGCCTTGCTTCAG GAGgatgtttcttctctgctggagaagaaagaggagaaccCCGTCTTGCTGCCTCCCTCTCTCTTGACCCGGACACTCGGCATCCCTTCCCATGTTTGCACCGCCTGGAGCGGTGCCCGGTGGGGATGGATCACGTGACAAGGAAGCTGCCGTGCTTACGTGCAGCCGTGTCACTCCTACTGAAGCTGCGTCCTGTCATCTGTGAACCGAGTCCTTTATTCTTTAAGGttttcacagaaacaaacacaatggaagttaaataa
- the GK5 gene encoding glycerol kinase 5 isoform X2 produces the protein MPCGQQESGAAAPARYVVGVDVGSTVLKCHVYDRAAAVRGSSCRKVESLYPRPGWVELDPEVLWNQFVGVVKEAVQAAGLHMRQIAGLGISTQRATFITWHKRTGKPFHNFISWQDLRSIELVNSWNKSLLLKVVHVIFTVLHFLTGNDRYLAPSFLTFSTQQTSMKLSWVFKNIHEAEEAAKKNNCCFGTVDTWLLYRLTKGSVYATDYSNASATGVFEPFMKCWNPTLCNLLSIPMSIYPPVKDTSFNFGSADSEIFGVPIPIMAVVADQQSAMFGECCFHPGDVKLTMGTGCFWNVNTGEHLFASRRGLYPLIGWKIGEEVVYLTEGCMSDIGTAIKWAQDINLFTNVDETEKMARSIVDSQGVCFVPGFQVSVNDPYLCASFMGLKPSTTRNHLVRAILESVAFRADGGVSNNSFVMQMTSDLINKKIEKPANADMSSLGAAFLAGLASGGCFFSAGEERGEPRLAASLSLDPDTRHPFPCLHRLERCPVGMDHVTRKLPCLRAAVSLLLKLRPVICEPSPLFFKVFTETNTMEVK, from the exons ATGCCGTGCGGGCAGCAGGagagcggcgccgccgcccccgcgcggTACGTGGTGGGGGTGGACGTGGGCAGCACGGTGCTGAAGTGCCACGTCTATGACCGGGCGGCCGCGGTCAGAGGCTCCAGCTGCAGGAAG GTGGAATCACTTTATCCTCGTCCCGGCTGGGTCGAATTAGATCCTGAAGTGCTGTGGAATCAGTTTGTTGGTGTAGTAAAAGAGGCTGTACAAG ctgCGGGACTTCACATGAGGCAAATTGCTGGTCTTGGCATCTCAACGCAGAGAGCAACTTTCATTACATGGCACAA GAGGACAGGGAAACCTTTTCATAATTTCATAAGTTGGCAAGACTTAAGAAGTATTGAACTTGTGAATTCCTGGAATAAGTCCCTTCTGCTGAAG gTAGTCCatgttatttttacagtgcttCATTTCTTGACTGGGAATGATCGATATTTGGCaccaagttttcttactttttcaaCACAACAAACTTCTATGAAGTTGTCATGggtttttaaaaacatacatgAG GCTGAAGAAGCTGCcaaaaaaaataactgctgctttgGAACAGTTGACACGTGGTTACTGTATAGATTGACTAAAG GTTCCGTGTATGCTACAGATTACTCAAATGCCAGTGCCACAGGCGTTTTTGAGCCCTTTATG aaatgttggAACCCTACTTTGTGTAATTTACTTTCTATTCCGATGTCTATTTATCCTCCAGTGAAAGACACAAG cttcAACTTCGGATCAGCTGACTCTGAAATATTTGGGGTACCTATTCCAATAATGGCAGTG GTAGCTGATCAGCAGTCAGCCATGTTTGGAGAATGCTGCTTTCACCCAGGAGATGTTAAACTGACGATGGGAACAGGTTGTTTTTGGAATGTGAATACTGGAGAGCATCTCTTTGCATCACGGAGAG GTCTGTATCCACTGATTGGTTGGAAGATTGGGGAAGAAGTTGTTTACTTAACTGAAGGCTGTATGTCAGACATTGGCACTGCCATAAAATGGGCTCAGGATATAA ATCTTTTCACCAATgtagatgaaacagaaaaaatggcaCGGAGTATTGTTGATTCTCAAGGCGTTTGTTTTGTTCCAGGTTTTCAg GTTTCTGTGAATGACCCATATTTATGTGCCTCTTTCATGGGGCTGAAACCTTCCACTACCAGAAACCATCTTGTACGAGCTATATTGGAATCTGTAGCTTTCAG AGCTGATGGAGGTGTCAGCAATAATAGTTTTGTCATGCAGATGACTTCAGACTTAATtaataagaaaatagaaaaacctGCAAATGCAGACATGTCTAGTCTTGGTGCAGCTTTTCTAGCAGGCCTTGCTTCAG GAGgatgtttcttctctgctggagaagaaagaggagaaccCCGTCTTGCTGCCTCCCTCTCTCTTGACCCGGACACTCGGCATCCCTTCCCATGTTTGCACCGCCTGGAGCGGTGCCCGGTGGGGATGGATCACGTGACAAGGAAGCTGCCGTGCTTACGTGCAGCCGTGTCACTCCTACTGAAGCTGCGTCCTGTCATCTGTGAACCGAGTCCTTTATTCTTTAAGGttttcacagaaacaaacacaatggaagttaaataa
- the GK5 gene encoding glycerol kinase 5 isoform X3, translating into MPCGQQESGAAAPARYVVGVDVGSTVLKCHVYDRAAAVRGSSCRKVESLYPRPGWVELDPEVLWNQFVGVVKEAVQAAGLHMRQIAGLGISTQRATFITWHKRTGKPFHNFISWQDLRSIELVNSWNKSLLLKVVHVIFTVLHFLTGNDRYLAPSFLTFSTQQTSMKLSWVFKNIHEAEEAAKKNNCCFGTVDTWLLYRLTKGSVYATDYSNASATGVFEPFMKCWNPTLCNLLSIPMSIYPPVKDTSFNFGSADSEIFGVPIPIMAVVADQQSAMFGECCFHPGDVKLTMGTGCFWNVNTGEHLFASRRGLYPLIGWKIGEEVVYLTEGCMSDIGTAIKWAQDINLFTNVDETEKMARSIVDSQGVCFVPGFQVSVNDPYLCASFMGLKPSTTRNHLVRAILESVAFRNKQLYDIIVKKVRIPLQTIRADGGVSNNSFVMQMTSDLINKKIEKPANADMSSLGAAFLAGLASGFWTDKEQLKKLRRIEAVFEPQKDLEEYKPAMDTWLQAMKRSLHW; encoded by the exons ATGCCGTGCGGGCAGCAGGagagcggcgccgccgcccccgcgcggTACGTGGTGGGGGTGGACGTGGGCAGCACGGTGCTGAAGTGCCACGTCTATGACCGGGCGGCCGCGGTCAGAGGCTCCAGCTGCAGGAAG GTGGAATCACTTTATCCTCGTCCCGGCTGGGTCGAATTAGATCCTGAAGTGCTGTGGAATCAGTTTGTTGGTGTAGTAAAAGAGGCTGTACAAG ctgCGGGACTTCACATGAGGCAAATTGCTGGTCTTGGCATCTCAACGCAGAGAGCAACTTTCATTACATGGCACAA GAGGACAGGGAAACCTTTTCATAATTTCATAAGTTGGCAAGACTTAAGAAGTATTGAACTTGTGAATTCCTGGAATAAGTCCCTTCTGCTGAAG gTAGTCCatgttatttttacagtgcttCATTTCTTGACTGGGAATGATCGATATTTGGCaccaagttttcttactttttcaaCACAACAAACTTCTATGAAGTTGTCATGggtttttaaaaacatacatgAG GCTGAAGAAGCTGCcaaaaaaaataactgctgctttgGAACAGTTGACACGTGGTTACTGTATAGATTGACTAAAG GTTCCGTGTATGCTACAGATTACTCAAATGCCAGTGCCACAGGCGTTTTTGAGCCCTTTATG aaatgttggAACCCTACTTTGTGTAATTTACTTTCTATTCCGATGTCTATTTATCCTCCAGTGAAAGACACAAG cttcAACTTCGGATCAGCTGACTCTGAAATATTTGGGGTACCTATTCCAATAATGGCAGTG GTAGCTGATCAGCAGTCAGCCATGTTTGGAGAATGCTGCTTTCACCCAGGAGATGTTAAACTGACGATGGGAACAGGTTGTTTTTGGAATGTGAATACTGGAGAGCATCTCTTTGCATCACGGAGAG GTCTGTATCCACTGATTGGTTGGAAGATTGGGGAAGAAGTTGTTTACTTAACTGAAGGCTGTATGTCAGACATTGGCACTGCCATAAAATGGGCTCAGGATATAA ATCTTTTCACCAATgtagatgaaacagaaaaaatggcaCGGAGTATTGTTGATTCTCAAGGCGTTTGTTTTGTTCCAGGTTTTCAg GTTTCTGTGAATGACCCATATTTATGTGCCTCTTTCATGGGGCTGAAACCTTCCACTACCAGAAACCATCTTGTACGAGCTATATTGGAATCTGTAGCTTTCAG aaacaaacagctttaTGATATCATTGTGAAGAAGGTACGCATTCCTCTTCAAACTATTCG AGCTGATGGAGGTGTCAGCAATAATAGTTTTGTCATGCAGATGACTTCAGACTTAATtaataagaaaatagaaaaacctGCAAATGCAGACATGTCTAGTCTTGGTGCAGCTTTTCTAGCAGGCCTTGCTTCAG GATTTTGGACTGACAAGGAACAACTAAAGAAGCTAAGGCGAATAGAAGCAGTTTTTGAGCCCCAGAAGGACTTGGAGGAATACAAACCTGCTATGGATACCTGGCTACAAGCAATGAAACGCTCCCTGCACTGGTAG
- the GK5 gene encoding glycerol kinase 5 isoform X6: protein MPCGQQESGAAAPARYVVGVDVGSTVLKCHVYDRAAAVRGSSCRKVESLYPRPGWVELDPEVLWNQFVGVVKEAVQAAGLHMRQIAGLGISTQRATFITWHKRTGKPFHNFISWQDLRSIELVNSWNKSLLLKVVHVIFTVLHFLTGNDRYLAPSFLTFSTQQTSMKLSWVFKNIHEAEEAAKKNNCCFGTVDTWLLYRLTKGSVYATDYSNASATGVFEPFMKCWNPTLCNLLSIPMSIYPPVKDTSFNFGSADSEIFGVPIPIMAVVADQQSAMFGECCFHPGDVKLTMGTGCFWNVNTGEHLFASRRGLYPLIGWKIGEEVVYLTEGCMSDIGTAIKWAQDINLFTNVDETEKMARSIVDSQGVCFVPGFQVSVNDPYLCASFMGLKPSTTRNHLVRAILESVAFRTSQPYSLQMFPLKNSWMNSD, encoded by the exons ATGCCGTGCGGGCAGCAGGagagcggcgccgccgcccccgcgcggTACGTGGTGGGGGTGGACGTGGGCAGCACGGTGCTGAAGTGCCACGTCTATGACCGGGCGGCCGCGGTCAGAGGCTCCAGCTGCAGGAAG GTGGAATCACTTTATCCTCGTCCCGGCTGGGTCGAATTAGATCCTGAAGTGCTGTGGAATCAGTTTGTTGGTGTAGTAAAAGAGGCTGTACAAG ctgCGGGACTTCACATGAGGCAAATTGCTGGTCTTGGCATCTCAACGCAGAGAGCAACTTTCATTACATGGCACAA GAGGACAGGGAAACCTTTTCATAATTTCATAAGTTGGCAAGACTTAAGAAGTATTGAACTTGTGAATTCCTGGAATAAGTCCCTTCTGCTGAAG gTAGTCCatgttatttttacagtgcttCATTTCTTGACTGGGAATGATCGATATTTGGCaccaagttttcttactttttcaaCACAACAAACTTCTATGAAGTTGTCATGggtttttaaaaacatacatgAG GCTGAAGAAGCTGCcaaaaaaaataactgctgctttgGAACAGTTGACACGTGGTTACTGTATAGATTGACTAAAG GTTCCGTGTATGCTACAGATTACTCAAATGCCAGTGCCACAGGCGTTTTTGAGCCCTTTATG aaatgttggAACCCTACTTTGTGTAATTTACTTTCTATTCCGATGTCTATTTATCCTCCAGTGAAAGACACAAG cttcAACTTCGGATCAGCTGACTCTGAAATATTTGGGGTACCTATTCCAATAATGGCAGTG GTAGCTGATCAGCAGTCAGCCATGTTTGGAGAATGCTGCTTTCACCCAGGAGATGTTAAACTGACGATGGGAACAGGTTGTTTTTGGAATGTGAATACTGGAGAGCATCTCTTTGCATCACGGAGAG GTCTGTATCCACTGATTGGTTGGAAGATTGGGGAAGAAGTTGTTTACTTAACTGAAGGCTGTATGTCAGACATTGGCACTGCCATAAAATGGGCTCAGGATATAA ATCTTTTCACCAATgtagatgaaacagaaaaaatggcaCGGAGTATTGTTGATTCTCAAGGCGTTTGTTTTGTTCCAGGTTTTCAg GTTTCTGTGAATGACCCATATTTATGTGCCTCTTTCATGGGGCTGAAACCTTCCACTACCAGAAACCATCTTGTACGAGCTATATTGGAATCTGTAGCTTTCAG AACAAGTCAACCTTACAGCCTTCAGATGTTCCCTTTGAAGAACAGCTGGATGAACTCCGATTAA
- the GK5 gene encoding glycerol kinase 5 isoform X5 → MAQVVHVIFTVLHFLTGNDRYLAPSFLTFSTQQTSMKLSWVFKNIHEAEEAAKKNNCCFGTVDTWLLYRLTKGSVYATDYSNASATGVFEPFMKCWNPTLCNLLSIPMSIYPPVKDTSFNFGSADSEIFGVPIPIMAVVADQQSAMFGECCFHPGDVKLTMGTGCFWNVNTGEHLFASRRGLYPLIGWKIGEEVVYLTEGCMSDIGTAIKWAQDINLFTNVDETEKMARSIVDSQGVCFVPGFQVSVNDPYLCASFMGLKPSTTRNHLVRAILESVAFRNKQLYDIIVKKVRIPLQTIRADGGVSNNSFVMQMTSDLINKKIEKPANADMSSLGAAFLAGLASGGCFFSAGEERGEPRLAASLSLDPDTRHPFPCLHRLERCPVGMDHVTRKLPCLRAAVSLLLKLRPVICEPSPLFFKVFTETNTMEVK, encoded by the exons ATGGCACAA gTAGTCCatgttatttttacagtgcttCATTTCTTGACTGGGAATGATCGATATTTGGCaccaagttttcttactttttcaaCACAACAAACTTCTATGAAGTTGTCATGggtttttaaaaacatacatgAG GCTGAAGAAGCTGCcaaaaaaaataactgctgctttgGAACAGTTGACACGTGGTTACTGTATAGATTGACTAAAG GTTCCGTGTATGCTACAGATTACTCAAATGCCAGTGCCACAGGCGTTTTTGAGCCCTTTATG aaatgttggAACCCTACTTTGTGTAATTTACTTTCTATTCCGATGTCTATTTATCCTCCAGTGAAAGACACAAG cttcAACTTCGGATCAGCTGACTCTGAAATATTTGGGGTACCTATTCCAATAATGGCAGTG GTAGCTGATCAGCAGTCAGCCATGTTTGGAGAATGCTGCTTTCACCCAGGAGATGTTAAACTGACGATGGGAACAGGTTGTTTTTGGAATGTGAATACTGGAGAGCATCTCTTTGCATCACGGAGAG GTCTGTATCCACTGATTGGTTGGAAGATTGGGGAAGAAGTTGTTTACTTAACTGAAGGCTGTATGTCAGACATTGGCACTGCCATAAAATGGGCTCAGGATATAA ATCTTTTCACCAATgtagatgaaacagaaaaaatggcaCGGAGTATTGTTGATTCTCAAGGCGTTTGTTTTGTTCCAGGTTTTCAg GTTTCTGTGAATGACCCATATTTATGTGCCTCTTTCATGGGGCTGAAACCTTCCACTACCAGAAACCATCTTGTACGAGCTATATTGGAATCTGTAGCTTTCAG aaacaaacagctttaTGATATCATTGTGAAGAAGGTACGCATTCCTCTTCAAACTATTCG AGCTGATGGAGGTGTCAGCAATAATAGTTTTGTCATGCAGATGACTTCAGACTTAATtaataagaaaatagaaaaacctGCAAATGCAGACATGTCTAGTCTTGGTGCAGCTTTTCTAGCAGGCCTTGCTTCAG GAGgatgtttcttctctgctggagaagaaagaggagaaccCCGTCTTGCTGCCTCCCTCTCTCTTGACCCGGACACTCGGCATCCCTTCCCATGTTTGCACCGCCTGGAGCGGTGCCCGGTGGGGATGGATCACGTGACAAGGAAGCTGCCGTGCTTACGTGCAGCCGTGTCACTCCTACTGAAGCTGCGTCCTGTCATCTGTGAACCGAGTCCTTTATTCTTTAAGGttttcacagaaacaaacacaatggaagttaaataa
- the GK5 gene encoding glycerol kinase 5 isoform X1, whose amino-acid sequence MPCGQQESGAAAPARYVVGVDVGSTVLKCHVYDRAAAVRGSSCRKVESLYPRPGWVELDPEVLWNQFVGVVKEAVQAAGLHMRQIAGLGISTQRATFITWHKRTGKPFHNFISWQDLRSIELVNSWNKSLLLKVVHVIFTVLHFLTGNDRYLAPSFLTFSTQQTSMKLSWVFKNIHEAEEAAKKNNCCFGTVDTWLLYRLTKGSVYATDYSNASATGVFEPFMKCWNPTLCNLLSIPMSIYPPVKDTSFNFGSADSEIFGVPIPIMAVVADQQSAMFGECCFHPGDVKLTMGTGCFWNVNTGEHLFASRRGLYPLIGWKIGEEVVYLTEGCMSDIGTAIKWAQDINLFTNVDETEKMARSIVDSQGVCFVPGFQVSVNDPYLCASFMGLKPSTTRNHLVRAILESVAFRNKQLYDIIVKKVRIPLQTIRADGGVSNNSFVMQMTSDLINKKIEKPANADMSSLGAAFLAGLASGGCFFSAGEERGEPRLAASLSLDPDTRHPFPCLHRLERCPVGMDHVTRKLPCLRAAVSLLLKLRPVICEPSPLFFKVFTETNTMEVK is encoded by the exons ATGCCGTGCGGGCAGCAGGagagcggcgccgccgcccccgcgcggTACGTGGTGGGGGTGGACGTGGGCAGCACGGTGCTGAAGTGCCACGTCTATGACCGGGCGGCCGCGGTCAGAGGCTCCAGCTGCAGGAAG GTGGAATCACTTTATCCTCGTCCCGGCTGGGTCGAATTAGATCCTGAAGTGCTGTGGAATCAGTTTGTTGGTGTAGTAAAAGAGGCTGTACAAG ctgCGGGACTTCACATGAGGCAAATTGCTGGTCTTGGCATCTCAACGCAGAGAGCAACTTTCATTACATGGCACAA GAGGACAGGGAAACCTTTTCATAATTTCATAAGTTGGCAAGACTTAAGAAGTATTGAACTTGTGAATTCCTGGAATAAGTCCCTTCTGCTGAAG gTAGTCCatgttatttttacagtgcttCATTTCTTGACTGGGAATGATCGATATTTGGCaccaagttttcttactttttcaaCACAACAAACTTCTATGAAGTTGTCATGggtttttaaaaacatacatgAG GCTGAAGAAGCTGCcaaaaaaaataactgctgctttgGAACAGTTGACACGTGGTTACTGTATAGATTGACTAAAG GTTCCGTGTATGCTACAGATTACTCAAATGCCAGTGCCACAGGCGTTTTTGAGCCCTTTATG aaatgttggAACCCTACTTTGTGTAATTTACTTTCTATTCCGATGTCTATTTATCCTCCAGTGAAAGACACAAG cttcAACTTCGGATCAGCTGACTCTGAAATATTTGGGGTACCTATTCCAATAATGGCAGTG GTAGCTGATCAGCAGTCAGCCATGTTTGGAGAATGCTGCTTTCACCCAGGAGATGTTAAACTGACGATGGGAACAGGTTGTTTTTGGAATGTGAATACTGGAGAGCATCTCTTTGCATCACGGAGAG GTCTGTATCCACTGATTGGTTGGAAGATTGGGGAAGAAGTTGTTTACTTAACTGAAGGCTGTATGTCAGACATTGGCACTGCCATAAAATGGGCTCAGGATATAA ATCTTTTCACCAATgtagatgaaacagaaaaaatggcaCGGAGTATTGTTGATTCTCAAGGCGTTTGTTTTGTTCCAGGTTTTCAg GTTTCTGTGAATGACCCATATTTATGTGCCTCTTTCATGGGGCTGAAACCTTCCACTACCAGAAACCATCTTGTACGAGCTATATTGGAATCTGTAGCTTTCAG aaacaaacagctttaTGATATCATTGTGAAGAAGGTACGCATTCCTCTTCAAACTATTCG AGCTGATGGAGGTGTCAGCAATAATAGTTTTGTCATGCAGATGACTTCAGACTTAATtaataagaaaatagaaaaacctGCAAATGCAGACATGTCTAGTCTTGGTGCAGCTTTTCTAGCAGGCCTTGCTTCAG GAGgatgtttcttctctgctggagaagaaagaggagaaccCCGTCTTGCTGCCTCCCTCTCTCTTGACCCGGACACTCGGCATCCCTTCCCATGTTTGCACCGCCTGGAGCGGTGCCCGGTGGGGATGGATCACGTGACAAGGAAGCTGCCGTGCTTACGTGCAGCCGTGTCACTCCTACTGAAGCTGCGTCCTGTCATCTGTGAACCGAGTCCTTTATTCTTTAAGGttttcacagaaacaaacacaatggaagttaaataa